In Deinococcus sedimenti, a single genomic region encodes these proteins:
- the nusB gene encoding transcription antitermination factor NusB, translating into MTRRREKAAAPVGTRRAAREFAFRVLFEADRGNLPMQSVFTRAEGSMRGGDDTYPTLSEEALTFAQQLVQGISAARPDVDATLRRTIRGWSFDQMAQTDLNVLRLATFEMMYTPEPHPPVIESAVRIARKFGGDDSGRFVNGVLAGLSRSLNEKAASAPTREEPQE; encoded by the coding sequence GTGACCCGCCGCCGCGAGAAGGCCGCCGCGCCCGTCGGCACGCGCCGCGCCGCCCGCGAATTCGCGTTCCGCGTGCTGTTCGAGGCCGACCGGGGCAACCTGCCCATGCAGAGCGTGTTCACCCGCGCCGAGGGCAGCATGCGCGGCGGGGACGACACCTACCCCACCCTCAGCGAGGAGGCCCTGACCTTCGCGCAGCAGCTCGTGCAGGGCATCTCGGCCGCCCGCCCCGACGTGGACGCCACGCTGCGCCGCACCATCCGCGGCTGGAGCTTCGACCAGATGGCCCAGACGGACCTGAACGTCCTGCGACTGGCCACCTTCGAGATGATGTACACGCCCGAACCGCACCCCCCGGTCATCGAGAGCGCCGTACGCATCGCCCGCAAGTTCGGTGGCGACGACTCCGGCCGCTTCGTGAACGGCGTCCTGGCGGGCCTGAGCCGCAGCCTGAACGAGAAGGCCGCGTCCGCGCCCACCCGCGAGGAGCCGCAGGAGTGA
- a CDS encoding Asp23/Gls24 family envelope stress response protein translates to MATPEVEISKNVLMDIAATTLDGIEGTEIATTSMKVGEVLRNQSAGRKPRALKVTREGQDVTIDVGLNIEYGRSLTATAEKVQQAVCENIELMTGLRVRAVNVTVQGVCVPKGGQA, encoded by the coding sequence ATGGCAACACCCGAAGTCGAAATCAGCAAGAACGTCCTGATGGACATCGCCGCCACCACCCTGGACGGCATCGAGGGCACCGAGATCGCCACCACCTCCATGAAGGTCGGCGAGGTGCTGCGCAACCAGAGCGCGGGCCGCAAACCCCGCGCGCTGAAAGTTACCCGCGAGGGCCAGGACGTCACCATCGACGTCGGCCTGAACATCGAGTACGGCCGCAGCCTGACCGCCACCGCCGAGAAGGTCCAGCAGGCCGTGTGCGAGAACATCGAACTCATGACCGGCCTGCGCGTGCGCGCCGTGAACGTCACCGTCCAGGGCGTCTGCGTGCCCAAGGGCGGTCAGGCGTGA
- the ligA gene encoding NAD-dependent DNA ligase LigA gives MTPLDFDRYLALRAEVAAHNRAYYEQDAPTIPDDEYDQLARDLRDLEAAHPDWAAQAGADSPAQTVGGTPGAAFQPVDHPTPMTSLDNAFDDAELREWQEKLSRALGLPAESDDFMFTGELKIDGLSVNLYYLNGELQWAATRGNGVTGEIVTAQVLTVPGLPTHLPGLTGELEVRGEVYMSRVDFAAFNAQAEELGTPLLKNPRNGAAGALRQKDPEVTRSRNLRAIFYAMGRRDGVPARTQAEVLAWLAAQGFPTSGHSETLHGLDAAADYHARMTAARSTFEFDADGTVLKLNDLRAQEEAGFTSRAPRWAIAYKFPVEEVETTLEAITVNVGRTGKLAPLAHLAPRLIEGSTVSRATLHNEDFIRDLDLRIGDTVVVRKSGGVIPQIMRVLTEKRPDGAQPFEFPTRCPECSHEVTRAEGDANTYCPNPACPSQAFERIRYFVSRGAMDVRGIGEKLVAQLIETGLVRDAADLYALSAGQLAALDRGGDKKAQNILAQLDASRGKPLWRLVNALGMNHVGERNAQALSRAFGTLDALLTATPEQIENVPGLGGVIAQSVTASLADPSMRGLIARLRAHGVNPQEEQVTRGDQLQGLNFVITGTLGRPRDAIKAQLEQAGGRVTGSVTGKTSYLIAGEEAGSKLTRAQELGVTVLDEAALNDLLRERGVTA, from the coding sequence ATGACGCCGCTTGACTTCGACCGCTATCTGGCCCTGCGGGCCGAGGTGGCCGCCCACAACCGCGCCTACTACGAGCAGGACGCCCCGACCATCCCCGACGACGAATACGACCAGTTGGCGCGGGACCTGCGGGACCTGGAAGCCGCGCACCCCGACTGGGCCGCGCAGGCCGGAGCGGACAGTCCCGCGCAGACCGTCGGTGGGACGCCCGGCGCGGCCTTCCAGCCGGTCGACCACCCCACGCCCATGACCAGCCTGGACAACGCCTTCGACGACGCGGAACTGCGTGAATGGCAGGAGAAACTGTCCCGCGCGCTGGGCCTCCCTGCCGAGAGCGACGACTTCATGTTCACGGGCGAACTGAAGATCGACGGGCTGAGCGTGAACCTGTACTACCTGAACGGTGAACTCCAGTGGGCGGCGACGCGAGGCAACGGCGTGACCGGCGAGATCGTCACCGCGCAGGTGCTGACCGTGCCGGGCCTGCCCACCCACCTGCCCGGCCTGACGGGTGAACTGGAGGTGCGCGGCGAGGTGTACATGAGCCGCGTGGACTTCGCGGCGTTCAACGCGCAGGCTGAGGAGCTCGGCACGCCGCTGCTGAAGAATCCCCGCAACGGCGCGGCGGGCGCGCTGCGGCAGAAGGACCCGGAGGTGACCCGCAGCCGTAACCTCAGGGCGATCTTCTATGCGATGGGCAGGCGGGACGGCGTGCCTGCCCGCACCCAGGCGGAGGTGCTGGCCTGGCTGGCCGCGCAGGGTTTCCCCACCAGTGGTCACAGTGAGACGCTGCACGGGCTGGACGCCGCCGCCGACTACCACGCCCGCATGACCGCCGCGCGCAGCACCTTCGAGTTCGACGCGGACGGTACCGTCCTGAAACTGAACGACCTGCGCGCGCAGGAGGAGGCGGGCTTCACCAGCCGCGCGCCCAGATGGGCGATCGCATACAAGTTCCCGGTCGAGGAGGTCGAGACGACCCTGGAGGCCATCACGGTCAACGTGGGCCGCACCGGGAAGCTCGCGCCGCTCGCGCACCTCGCGCCGCGCCTGATCGAGGGCAGCACCGTCAGCCGCGCCACGCTGCACAACGAGGACTTCATTCGCGACCTGGACCTGCGGATCGGGGACACGGTCGTCGTGCGTAAGTCCGGGGGCGTGATCCCGCAGATCATGCGCGTCCTGACCGAGAAACGCCCGGACGGCGCCCAACCCTTCGAGTTCCCCACCCGCTGCCCCGAATGCAGCCACGAGGTGACGCGCGCCGAGGGTGATGCGAACACCTACTGCCCGAACCCCGCCTGCCCCTCGCAGGCCTTCGAGCGCATCCGGTACTTCGTGTCGCGCGGCGCGATGGACGTGCGCGGCATCGGCGAGAAACTCGTGGCGCAGCTGATCGAGACCGGCCTCGTGCGCGACGCCGCCGACCTGTACGCCCTGAGCGCCGGGCAGCTGGCCGCGCTGGACCGCGGCGGGGACAAGAAGGCGCAGAACATCCTCGCGCAGCTGGACGCCAGCCGCGGCAAGCCCCTGTGGCGCCTCGTGAACGCGCTGGGCATGAACCACGTCGGCGAACGCAACGCCCAGGCGCTCAGCCGCGCCTTCGGCACTCTCGACGCGCTTCTGACCGCCACGCCCGAACAGATCGAGAACGTCCCCGGACTGGGCGGCGTGATCGCTCAGAGCGTCACCGCGTCCCTGGCCGACCCCAGCATGCGGGGACTCATCGCCCGCCTGCGCGCCCACGGCGTGAACCCGCAGGAGGAGCAGGTCACGCGCGGCGATCAGCTGCAGGGCCTGAACTTCGTCATCACCGGCACGCTGGGCCGACCCAGGGACGCTATCAAGGCGCAGCTGGAACAGGCCGGGGGGCGCGTGACCGGCAGCGTCACCGGCAAGACCAGCTACCTGATCGCCGGTGAGGAGGCCGGCAGCAAACTCACCCGCGCGCAGGAACTCGGCGTAACCGTGCTGGACGAGGCGGCCCTGAACGACCTGCTGCGCGAACGCGGCGTGACCGCCTGA
- a CDS encoding BMP family lipoprotein — MKKILTLALAMTATAASAQALRVGLAYDAGGKFDKSFNQSAYEGSQRAKKNLGIETKDFEPSDPSQTVQGIRQFAQDGFDLTVGVGFANNASISQVAKENPDLYFGLVDDVSAEKNVASLVFQEEQGSYLVGYLAGMNSSTGVVGFVGGMDIPLIHKFEAGFAAGAKAANAKIKVIAQYVGTTPDAWNNPSKAKEIAGSMRAKGADIIFAAAGASGNGVIDYVKQTQCLKASGLPSGVKFNTNNFNKVAKSAAYQKACAGNTRPMFFIGVDSNQNYLGDFDKNPATMNHGLTSMLKRVDNAVYALIQDVKSNKFKGGERRFGLKDAGVGYAVDQYNKALISSAQVAKVEAVKAKIISGTIKVPTK, encoded by the coding sequence ATGAAAAAGATCCTGACCCTGGCCCTCGCCATGACCGCCACCGCCGCCTCCGCTCAGGCCCTGCGCGTCGGCCTCGCCTACGACGCCGGCGGCAAGTTCGACAAGAGCTTCAACCAGAGCGCCTACGAAGGCAGCCAGCGCGCCAAGAAGAACCTCGGCATCGAGACCAAGGACTTCGAACCCAGCGACCCCAGCCAGACCGTGCAGGGCATCCGCCAGTTCGCCCAGGACGGCTTCGACCTGACCGTCGGCGTCGGCTTCGCCAACAACGCCAGCATCAGCCAGGTCGCCAAGGAAAACCCCGACCTGTACTTCGGCCTCGTTGACGACGTCTCCGCCGAGAAGAACGTCGCCAGCCTCGTCTTCCAGGAAGAGCAGGGCAGCTACCTCGTCGGCTACCTCGCCGGCATGAACAGCTCCACCGGCGTCGTAGGCTTCGTCGGCGGCATGGACATCCCCCTGATCCACAAGTTCGAAGCGGGCTTCGCCGCCGGCGCCAAGGCCGCCAACGCCAAGATCAAGGTCATCGCCCAGTACGTCGGCACCACCCCTGACGCCTGGAACAACCCCAGCAAGGCCAAGGAAATCGCCGGTAGCATGCGCGCCAAGGGTGCGGACATCATCTTCGCCGCGGCCGGCGCCTCCGGCAACGGCGTGATCGACTACGTCAAGCAGACCCAGTGCCTCAAGGCCAGCGGCCTGCCCAGCGGCGTGAAGTTCAACACCAACAACTTCAACAAGGTCGCCAAGAGCGCCGCGTACCAGAAGGCCTGCGCCGGCAACACCCGCCCCATGTTCTTCATCGGCGTGGACAGCAACCAGAACTACCTCGGCGACTTCGACAAGAACCCCGCCACCATGAACCACGGCCTGACCAGCATGCTCAAGCGCGTGGACAACGCCGTGTACGCCCTGATCCAGGACGTCAAGAGCAACAAGTTCAAGGGCGGCGAGCGTCGCTTCGGCCTGAAGGACGCGGGCGTCGGCTACGCCGTCGACCAGTACAACAAGGCCCTGATCAGCAGCGCCCAGGTCGCGAAGGTCGAAGCCGTCAAGGCCAAGATCATCAGCGGCACCATCAAGGTCCCCACCAAGTAA
- a CDS encoding protease complex subunit PrcB family protein, which translates to MNRTLLAAALLGAGLLSACSMTGPGNLKVHEAVLYGGAQERVVWVYGTTQGGQSSVKLGSQAVDLRAQVQDPIATPGSLSVNGKATYREATAALSPQVTVTRQGTTFVVTPGSGAQISTVYYTDGQSWTRLNGTSGQVSGTRVDGLQGAGQLTSDEARVLGETLRPQGPLAVAVLANRPAPTLSVEPTPTEHLRTDLYVLGSVPSAQIQPPRPTPVPTTPGGTVTVTQIATGTNANISEAAVQVATTASAASSLYTRAYGRQSSVPTPPSVTGRTLIGVFLGQRPTGGYGVQVLSASGSTGSLTLRVRLTAPAPGAILAQVITSPWAIVSVPGTYTSVTVLDENGQPLPGGMGGGQTR; encoded by the coding sequence ATGAACAGAACCCTTCTGGCCGCCGCACTGCTCGGTGCGGGCCTCCTCAGCGCCTGCTCCATGACCGGCCCCGGCAACCTGAAAGTCCACGAGGCCGTCCTGTACGGCGGCGCGCAGGAACGCGTGGTGTGGGTGTACGGCACCACCCAGGGTGGCCAGAGCAGCGTGAAACTCGGCAGTCAGGCGGTCGACCTGCGCGCCCAGGTGCAGGACCCCATCGCCACGCCCGGCAGCCTCAGCGTGAACGGCAAGGCCACGTACCGTGAAGCCACGGCCGCGCTCTCCCCACAGGTCACCGTGACCCGCCAGGGCACCACCTTTGTCGTCACGCCCGGCAGCGGCGCGCAGATCAGCACGGTGTATTACACCGACGGGCAGAGCTGGACCCGACTGAACGGCACCAGCGGGCAGGTCAGCGGGACCCGCGTGGACGGTCTTCAGGGCGCCGGACAGCTCACCTCCGACGAGGCCCGCGTCCTCGGCGAGACCCTGCGCCCACAAGGGCCCCTGGCCGTCGCCGTCCTGGCCAACCGGCCCGCCCCAACCCTGAGCGTGGAACCCACCCCGACCGAGCACCTGCGCACCGACCTGTACGTGCTGGGCAGCGTCCCCAGCGCGCAGATTCAGCCGCCCCGACCCACTCCTGTTCCCACCACCCCTGGAGGCACCGTGACCGTCACCCAGATCGCGACCGGCACCAACGCCAATATCAGCGAAGCTGCCGTGCAGGTCGCCACGACCGCCAGCGCCGCCAGCAGCCTCTACACCCGCGCCTACGGACGGCAGAGCAGCGTCCCCACCCCGCCCAGCGTGACCGGACGCACCCTGATCGGCGTGTTCCTCGGCCAGCGACCCACCGGCGGGTACGGCGTGCAGGTGCTCAGTGCCAGCGGCAGCACCGGAAGCCTGACCCTCCGCGTCCGCCTGACCGCCCCGGCGCCCGGCGCCATCCTCGCGCAGGTCATCACCAGCCCCTGGGCCATCGTCAGTGTGCCCGGCACCTACACCTCAGTCACGGTGCTGGACGAGAACGGTCAGCCCCTGCCGGGCGGCATGGGCGGCGGACAGACGCGCTGA
- a CDS encoding DNA repair protein RecN: MTRKALRSDAPPVLPPLRALEVRNLATIRTLTLDFEAGLSVFTGETGAGKSIIVDALGLLLGSRANTDLIRSGEDDLLVTGHWGDEIASRRVTAHGRSTARLDGEVVSLRELQDWAQHRLTIHWQHSAVSLLTPANQRALLDRQVEAEHTAYAAAYRDWQDARTRLDRLRATERERARQLDLLQFQAREISDVSPQLGEEDPLQADLTRLANLDTIAQSAAGALHLLSDGDENALGFLNEAARALNAGARFDETTAQLQSELREAVASIQAVVGELRGVAEDQAPDPEELARVEARLGALGKLRAKYGPGLEDVLNFHAQVETELAGLTRDEQDAGTLDAEVDALRTRVQAAGEKLDAARRKRVAPLAADLLGVIRQLGMPHARLEFHLGALSEPGPHGLSDVTLFFNANPGEDLAPLADVASGGELSRVMLAISTVLGADTPAVVFDEVDAGIGGSAAHAVAEQLRALAATRQVLVVTHLAQIAARADHHFKVEKSVEDGRTVSRVRLLTGDERLEEIARMLSGHASGAALEHARELLAAGA; this comes from the coding sequence GTGACCCGCAAGGCCCTGCGTTCCGACGCCCCACCCGTCCTGCCGCCCCTGCGCGCCCTGGAAGTCCGGAATCTGGCGACCATCCGCACCCTCACGCTGGACTTCGAGGCCGGGCTGAGCGTGTTCACCGGCGAGACCGGCGCGGGCAAGAGCATCATCGTGGACGCCCTGGGTCTGCTGCTGGGCAGCCGCGCCAACACCGACCTGATCCGCAGCGGCGAGGACGACCTGCTCGTCACCGGCCACTGGGGTGACGAGATCGCCAGTCGCCGCGTGACCGCACACGGCCGCAGCACCGCCCGACTGGACGGCGAGGTCGTGAGCCTGCGCGAGTTGCAGGACTGGGCGCAGCACCGTCTGACCATCCACTGGCAGCACTCGGCGGTCAGTCTGCTGACCCCCGCCAACCAGCGCGCCCTGCTGGACCGGCAGGTGGAAGCCGAACACACCGCGTACGCGGCGGCGTACCGCGACTGGCAGGACGCGCGCACCCGCCTCGACCGCCTGCGCGCCACCGAACGGGAACGCGCCCGGCAGCTGGACCTCCTGCAGTTCCAGGCGCGGGAAATATCCGACGTGAGCCCACAACTGGGCGAGGAGGACCCCCTCCAGGCGGACCTGACGCGGCTGGCGAACCTCGACACCATCGCGCAGAGTGCCGCCGGAGCGCTGCACCTCCTGAGCGACGGGGACGAGAACGCCCTGGGCTTCCTGAACGAGGCCGCCCGCGCCCTGAACGCCGGAGCGCGGTTCGACGAGACCACCGCCCAGCTGCAGAGCGAGCTGCGCGAGGCAGTGGCCAGCATCCAGGCCGTCGTCGGAGAACTGCGCGGCGTCGCCGAGGACCAGGCCCCCGACCCCGAGGAACTCGCGCGGGTCGAGGCCCGCCTGGGCGCCCTGGGGAAACTGCGCGCCAAGTACGGCCCGGGCCTGGAGGACGTCCTGAACTTCCACGCGCAGGTCGAGACCGAACTGGCGGGGCTTACCCGCGACGAGCAGGACGCCGGCACCCTGGACGCCGAGGTGGACGCCCTGCGAACCCGCGTGCAGGCCGCCGGGGAGAAGCTGGACGCCGCCCGCCGCAAGCGGGTCGCTCCGCTGGCCGCCGACCTGCTGGGCGTGATCCGGCAGCTGGGCATGCCCCACGCCCGCCTGGAATTCCACCTGGGCGCCCTGAGTGAACCCGGCCCGCACGGCCTCAGTGACGTGACCCTGTTCTTCAACGCGAACCCCGGCGAGGACCTCGCCCCACTGGCGGACGTGGCGTCCGGCGGGGAACTGAGCCGCGTGATGCTCGCCATCAGCACGGTCCTGGGCGCCGACACGCCCGCCGTGGTCTTCGACGAGGTGGACGCCGGGATCGGCGGGAGCGCCGCGCACGCGGTGGCCGAACAGCTGCGCGCCCTGGCCGCGACGCGTCAGGTGCTGGTCGTCACGCACCTCGCGCAGATCGCCGCGCGCGCCGACCACCACTTCAAGGTCGAGAAGAGCGTTGAGGACGGCAGAACCGTCAGCCGCGTCCGCCTCCTGACCGGCGACGAGCGGCTGGAGGAGATCGCGCGGATGCTCAGCGGGCACGCCAGCGGCGCCGCCCTGGAACACGCCCGCGAACTCCTGGCTGCCGGCGCCTGA
- a CDS encoding alginate biosynthesis protein AlgP: protein MNTNTDPTGGVSKRSLVLLGALAGLMTSRDTRRALVDGSRTAWSGTTHTLSDSVKPALLSAASQAALLAQETARSGAHTVVSTASTLKDEAAPRASALLEGVLHAASGLAGQAQEAAARAAVVGGEQARTLGHGAGHLASTAGHTVQEQANRGLKRAEKATRPARRAAVLTLSDAQGAATELLANVQDTVSSSLHEAVDGAEARRRRVERTLRQARRNAERDLRSGKRRLSSGQLERAVTRKLAPLEKQLGRELKLIEKQVRRARRDDRSSGGGSAVATLVLLGTGAVVLARVPAARQAILSAVEKVSPEAAQGLHDAGRNARNLIGSMWLDRIEEPQATPAPGAAKATQAATTGASAAGAVAPDAPAAAKTAAQDADAAKPAGEAKKPN, encoded by the coding sequence ATGAACACGAATACGGATCCGACGGGCGGCGTGAGCAAGCGCAGCCTCGTCCTGCTGGGGGCCCTGGCGGGCCTGATGACGAGCCGCGACACGCGCCGGGCCCTGGTGGACGGCAGCCGCACGGCCTGGAGCGGCACCACCCACACCCTGAGTGACAGCGTGAAACCTGCCCTGCTGTCAGCGGCGAGTCAGGCGGCGCTGCTGGCGCAGGAAACGGCCCGCAGTGGCGCCCACACGGTCGTCAGCACAGCGTCCACCCTGAAGGACGAGGCGGCGCCGCGGGCGAGTGCTCTGCTGGAAGGCGTGCTGCACGCGGCGAGTGGACTGGCCGGTCAGGCGCAGGAAGCGGCGGCGCGCGCGGCCGTGGTCGGTGGCGAGCAGGCGCGGACGCTGGGTCACGGCGCCGGTCACCTGGCGTCCACGGCGGGCCACACGGTTCAGGAGCAGGCGAACCGCGGGCTGAAACGGGCGGAGAAAGCCACCCGCCCGGCCCGCCGCGCGGCTGTGCTGACGCTGTCGGACGCACAGGGCGCCGCGACGGAACTGCTGGCGAACGTGCAGGACACGGTCAGCTCCTCGCTGCACGAGGCGGTCGACGGGGCCGAGGCGCGTCGCCGGCGCGTGGAACGCACCCTGCGGCAGGCACGCCGTAACGCGGAGCGGGACCTGCGCAGCGGGAAACGCAGGCTCAGCAGTGGTCAGCTGGAACGCGCCGTGACCCGCAAGCTGGCGCCGCTGGAAAAGCAGCTGGGCCGCGAACTGAAACTGATTGAGAAACAGGTGCGTCGTGCCCGCCGGGATGACCGCAGCAGCGGGGGCGGCAGCGCGGTCGCCACGCTGGTGCTGCTGGGAACCGGGGCGGTCGTGCTGGCCCGCGTGCCCGCTGCGCGTCAGGCGATCCTGAGCGCCGTCGAGAAGGTCAGCCCCGAAGCGGCCCAGGGTCTGCACGACGCGGGCCGGAATGCCCGCAACCTGATCGGTTCGATGTGGCTGGACCGTATCGAGGAGCCGCAGGCGACCCCCGCGCCCGGCGCAGCGAAGGCCACGCAGGCGGCCACGACCGGCGCGTCAGCCGCCGGTGCGGTGGCTCCGGACGCGCCTGCAGCGGCGAAGACCGCGGCCCAGGATGCAGATGCCGCCAAACCGGCGGGTGAGGCGAAGAAGCCCAACTGA
- the pckA gene encoding phosphoenolpyruvate carboxykinase (ATP) gives MSLTATNPLADLGIKTATIHLNPGVTELYADAIRLGEGVQAASGPLTVRTNKTGRSPKDRFIVEDDQTRDRVWWGGFNTPISPVVFDRLLDKMTRYAEGKELFVQQVYAGTDPRYRIGCRMVTEMAYHSLFIRNMFVRPTPDELESFHTDWTVLNIPSFKADPAVDGVRSDTFIIVNFTKKMIIAGGTQYAGENKKGIFGVLNYLLPEAGVMPMHCSANVGEGGDVALFFGLSGTGKTTLSADPSRKLIGDDEHGWTDTGVFNFEGGCYAKVINLNAEAEPAIYRTTRTYGTVLENVVLDDQGQPDLNDGSLTENTRSAYPIDQIGNVQPGSIAGHPKNVVFLTADAYGVLPPISRLSAEQTMYQFISGFTAKIPGTEDGVTEPSPTFSTCFGAPFMPRHPGEYARLLAQKVQESGARVWLVNTGWSGGMYGQGKRMSIAHTRAMINAALSGALDDVPFEKEGFFDLEIPTSVPGVPEGVLNPRDAWADKGAYDQTARKLARMFRENFKRFEAGVDAAVTNSMPNPDAN, from the coding sequence ATGAGCCTGACCGCGACCAACCCCCTGGCCGACCTCGGCATCAAGACCGCCACCATCCACCTCAACCCCGGCGTGACCGAACTGTACGCCGACGCCATCCGCCTCGGCGAGGGCGTGCAGGCCGCCAGCGGCCCCCTCACGGTCCGCACCAACAAGACCGGCCGCAGCCCCAAGGACCGCTTCATCGTGGAAGACGACCAGACCCGCGACCGCGTGTGGTGGGGCGGCTTCAACACCCCGATCAGCCCGGTCGTGTTCGACCGCCTGCTCGACAAGATGACCCGCTACGCCGAAGGCAAGGAACTCTTCGTGCAGCAGGTGTACGCCGGAACCGACCCCCGCTACCGCATCGGCTGCCGCATGGTCACCGAGATGGCGTACCACTCGCTGTTCATCCGCAACATGTTCGTGCGCCCCACCCCCGACGAACTGGAGTCGTTCCACACGGACTGGACCGTGCTGAACATCCCCTCGTTCAAGGCGGACCCCGCTGTGGACGGCGTGCGCAGCGACACGTTCATCATCGTGAACTTCACGAAGAAGATGATCATCGCGGGCGGCACCCAGTACGCCGGTGAGAACAAGAAGGGCATCTTCGGCGTCCTGAACTACCTGCTGCCCGAAGCGGGCGTCATGCCCATGCACTGCTCCGCGAACGTCGGCGAGGGCGGCGACGTGGCGCTGTTCTTCGGCCTGAGCGGCACCGGCAAGACCACCCTGAGCGCCGACCCCAGCCGCAAACTGATCGGCGACGACGAGCACGGCTGGACCGACACCGGCGTGTTCAACTTCGAGGGCGGCTGCTACGCCAAGGTCATCAACCTGAACGCCGAAGCCGAGCCCGCCATCTACCGCACCACCCGCACGTACGGCACTGTGCTGGAGAACGTCGTGCTGGACGATCAGGGCCAGCCCGACCTGAACGACGGTTCGCTGACCGAGAACACCCGCAGCGCCTACCCGATCGACCAGATCGGCAACGTGCAGCCCGGCTCCATCGCGGGCCACCCGAAGAACGTGGTGTTCCTAACCGCCGACGCGTACGGCGTGCTGCCCCCCATCAGCCGCCTGAGCGCCGAGCAGACCATGTACCAATTCATCAGCGGCTTCACCGCGAAGATCCCCGGCACGGAGGACGGCGTGACCGAACCCAGCCCCACCTTCAGCACCTGCTTCGGCGCGCCGTTCATGCCCCGCCACCCCGGCGAGTACGCCCGCCTGCTGGCGCAGAAGGTGCAGGAGAGCGGCGCCCGCGTGTGGCTGGTGAACACCGGCTGGAGCGGCGGCATGTACGGCCAGGGCAAACGCATGAGCATCGCCCACACCCGCGCCATGATCAATGCGGCGCTGTCCGGCGCGCTGGACGACGTGCCCTTCGAGAAGGAAGGTTTCTTCGACCTGGAGATCCCCACCAGCGTGCCCGGCGTGCCCGAGGGAGTGCTGAACCCCCGCGACGCCTGGGCGGACAAAGGCGCCTACGACCAGACGGCCCGCAAACTGGCCCGCATGTTCCGCGAAAACTTCAAACGCTTCGAGGCGGGCGTGGACGCCGCCGTCACCAACAGCATGCCCAACCCCGACGCGAACTGA